The segment GCGTCGTCGTCACCATGATCATCAACAGAAGACGCACCACAATATAGGCCGTCTGCAGCACCGCATCACTGTAAACCACAAACGAACCGATCGAAAACAGAACCGTACCCGTCTTGACCACCAGAATGTTAATGATCAGAAGGAAGCACATCATCACCATCATCGGTTTCAGACTCTTCCACACATAGCGGAAGCTCAGCTTCGCCGAAAGAATCAGAACCGTGCATGCCGCAAACAGCACCGCATAGCCGATCCAGCCCGCCGGAAAGAAGATCGCCACCAGCATCAGTAACATGGCCCCGATCTTGGCCCGCGGATCCATCTTATGAATCGGCGAATCCAGCGGAATATAACGACCAAGTGTCACATTACCCATGATGTTTCACCTGCCTCGCCACTTCCGACGCCACCGCGTCCATGGTCATTGCATCGTCGCTGATCGAATATCCCGCTTCCTTCAGCTGCTCCTTGAACTGAATCAATGCCGGTGGAAGAATGTTCATTTCCCGGCACAGGCTCCCGTCCCGGAAAAAATCCTTCACACTCGTATGAATGCGCGGCTGCCCGTGCTCCATCACAACCACTTCGTCGCAGAACGAAAACACCTGCTCCATATCGTGGGTGACGATCAGCACTGTCTTCCCCATCTTTTTGTTGAGTTTGGAAAACAGGTTCATCATCTCCAGCGTACCTTCCGGATCCAGGCCCGCGGTCGGCTCATCGAGCACGATCACTTCCGGATCCATCGCCAGAATTCCGGCAATCGCAACGCGTCTCTTCTGACCGCCCGAAAGCTCCAGAGGACTGCGTTCCAGAAAGCTGTCATCCAGACCGACCATCTTCAGCGCCGCCTTCGCCTTCTTCTCTGCCTCTTCCTCGGAAACGCCGAAGTTCTTCGGTCCAAAGGACACATCCTTCAATACCGTCTCCTCAAACAGCTGATACTCCGGAAACTGAAACACAAGGCCGACCCGGCCCCGCAGAGACTTGAGACCCTTGGCTGGCTCTCCCGCCTCAATCACCCTGTCCAGCACCAGCACCCGGCCCCGTGTCGGCAGCAGCAGCGCATTGAGATGCTGCACAAGCGTACTTTTTCCCGATCCCGTCTCACCGATGATTGCGGTCATCTTTCCGATCGAAAACTCCAGACTCACATCCGTCAACGCTGCATACTTGAACGGCGTATCCTCACCATATACGTGGCTCACATGTTCAAAGGCTATCGGCACAGCTGATCCACCAGTCCTTTCATCGTAATGCAGTCATCGACCTTGACGCCATGTGCACGCAATTGCCTTGCCATTTTCATCGCAAACGGCAGATCCAGATGAATCTGACGGATCTTCTTTTCATCCGCAAAGATCTCATGCGGCGTCCCCGTCATTGCAACCCTGCCCTCGCACAGCGCAATCACATAATCACTGTTGCTGATTTCGTCAATATCATGCGTAATCGAAAGAATCGTCAGCTTCCTGTCTTCATGGAGCGAACGGATCACCTGCTTGATCTCCGCCTTTCCCTGCGGATCAAGCATGCTCGTCGCCTCATCGAACACCAGAATCTTCGGATGCATCGCCAGTACGCCCGCAATGGCTACCCGCTGCTTCTGCCCACCGGACAGATGCGTCGGCTCCACGTTCAGAAAATCCTCCATATGAACCCGCTTCGCATAGGTATCGATGATCCCGTCCATCTCCGGCTGCGGCACCTGATGATTCTCCAGACCAAAGGCAATATCGTCCCGCACCGTCGAACCGATGAACTGATTGTCCGGATTCTGAAACACGATGCCTACTTCCTGCCGGATCGCGCGCAGATTCTCCTCATTCAGCTCCATACCGTCGATCTTCACGGTTCCCGCCTTCTTTTCCAGAAGGCCGGTAATCAGTTTCGCCACGGTCGACTTGCCCGAACCGTTCTGACCGATAATCGCCGTATAGCTGCCTTCCGGAACAGAAAAGGACACATTATCCACCGCGTTATGCAGCTGATCGTATGAAAAGCTAAGATTTTCAACTTCAACAATTCCCATTCACATTGCTCCAAAGCGCACCTATTATAGCAAAACGCCGAAAAAAAACAGCCCGCAGGCTGTCTTAACGCTCATTAACGTACAATGTCAACGCCCAGCCAGCTGCCGTTCAGGCATGCCGTCTGATTTGCCACATTATAGATATCCGACAGAATCGCACCGTTCTCCGTAAAGAGACGACGCGAAATCTTTACCTCATGATCACCGGACGGCTCTATCTCATAGCCCCGCCGGCGTGCAATTTCTTCAAACGAAGTCAGAGCCGCAGGATCATCGAACTGGACCGTATGAATCAAACGCACCAGCGTATCCGCCGGATACTCACGGTTGTAGTCTGCGTTCTTCGCAAACTGCTGCGCAATGAATTCCTTCGAAAGATAGGGATACAGCTGCGCAATCGCATCCAGCTCATTTGCGCCCGCAGCCTCTTCCTCCGCCGGCTGTGTCTCTTCCGGCTCCTCTTCTTCCGCCTGTTCATCAACCGGCTGTTCATCGGCCGGCTTCTCTTCTTCTACTGCCGCTTCTTCTTCCGGTTCTGTTTCCGGAGACGCAGGCTCCCCGCCATCCTCAATATCGATAAAGCTTACTGCATCATCGTCCGACGCCGCATCATCCTTCTTTACTTCTTCATTCGCGTCTTTCCTGTTGTTATATACCGCAGCGATGACACCTACCGCCGCCGCGGCTGCAGCGGAAGCGATCAGTTTTCCAAGAAATCTGTTCATACGTTACCTCTTGTGCAATGATCCCATTTTAGCATAGGGCTACGCACGATTCGCCAGAATGTAATCAAGAATCTCCACCGCATTGGCAGCGGCTCCCTTGCGGATCTGATCCCCGCAGCACCACAGCGCAATGCCACCGTCCAGCACCGGATCCGGACGCAGCCTGCCCACATACACCTGATCCTGACCACTTGTCATTAACGGCGTCGGATAGCCGTCCTTCATCAGCACATCACCCGGGAAACGGCCGATCGCATCTGCCGCCTCCTGTACCGAAACCGGCCGGGCGCACTGCACCGATACCGAAATCGAATGCGAACGGAACACCGGCACACGCACGCATGTACATGTCACCTTCAGATCCGGATCATGAAGAATCTTGCGGCCCTCATTGCGCATCTTCAGCTCCTCGCTCGTAAAGCCGTCTTCCTTCTCACTGCCGATCCAGGGAATACAGTTGTTGGCAATCTGCACCGGAAACACGGAAGGCGTAAACTCCTTTCCCTCCTGCAGCGCCCTCTGTTCCATTTCCAGCTCCTCAATGCCCTTATTGCCAGCGCCCGAAACCGCCTGATACGTGCTGGCAATGATGGACTTGAGCGGCGAGATCCGATGCAGCGGCGCCACCGCCATCAGCGTAATGATCGTCGAACAGTTCGGATTGGCAATGATGCCTTTCTTGGCATCAAGCACATCGCGTCCATTGATCTGCGGCACCACCAGCGGAATATCCGGATCCAGCCGGAACGCACTGGAATTATCAATGTACAGCGCCCTGGCAGCCTGAATGGCTGGCGCCCACTTTCGCGAAAGGTCCGCATCCACTGCGCCGAACACAACATCCAGTCCCTGAAAACGCTGGGCAGAGGGCACCTCAATCTTCCATGTGTGTCCCATGCAGGAAAGCTCCTTTCCCGCCGAACGTTCACTGGCAAACAAACGCAGCTCCTCCGCCACAATGCCGTGCTCTTCCATGCACGCAAGCATCTGACGGCCGACTGCCCCGGTTGCCCCAAGTACACCGATCTTCATCCTTCTGCCCCCTTGCTTTCTTCCGCAATGAACTTTTCATAGATGCAGCGGACCGCCTTCTCAAAGTCACGGTTA is part of the Galactobacillus timonensis genome and harbors:
- a CDS encoding energy-coupling factor transporter ATPase; amino-acid sequence: MPIAFEHVSHVYGEDTPFKYAALTDVSLEFSIGKMTAIIGETGSGKSTLVQHLNALLLPTRGRVLVLDRVIEAGEPAKGLKSLRGRVGLVFQFPEYQLFEETVLKDVSFGPKNFGVSEEEAEKKAKAALKMVGLDDSFLERSPLELSGGQKRRVAIAGILAMDPEVIVLDEPTAGLDPEGTLEMMNLFSKLNKKMGKTVLIVTHDMEQVFSFCDEVVVMEHGQPRIHTSVKDFFRDGSLCREMNILPPALIQFKEQLKEAGYSISDDAMTMDAVASEVARQVKHHG
- a CDS encoding energy-coupling factor transporter ATPase; protein product: MGIVEVENLSFSYDQLHNAVDNVSFSVPEGSYTAIIGQNGSGKSTVAKLITGLLEKKAGTVKIDGMELNEENLRAIRQEVGIVFQNPDNQFIGSTVRDDIAFGLENHQVPQPEMDGIIDTYAKRVHMEDFLNVEPTHLSGGQKQRVAIAGVLAMHPKILVFDEATSMLDPQGKAEIKQVIRSLHEDRKLTILSITHDIDEISNSDYVIALCEGRVAMTGTPHEIFADEKKIRQIHLDLPFAMKMARQLRAHGVKVDDCITMKGLVDQLCR
- a CDS encoding aspartate-semialdehyde dehydrogenase codes for the protein MKIGVLGATGAVGRQMLACMEEHGIVAEELRLFASERSAGKELSCMGHTWKIEVPSAQRFQGLDVVFGAVDADLSRKWAPAIQAARALYIDNSSAFRLDPDIPLVVPQINGRDVLDAKKGIIANPNCSTIITLMAVAPLHRISPLKSIIASTYQAVSGAGNKGIEELEMEQRALQEGKEFTPSVFPVQIANNCIPWIGSEKEDGFTSEELKMRNEGRKILHDPDLKVTCTCVRVPVFRSHSISVSVQCARPVSVQEAADAIGRFPGDVLMKDGYPTPLMTSGQDQVYVGRLRPDPVLDGGIALWCCGDQIRKGAAANAVEILDYILANRA